Proteins encoded within one genomic window of Haematospirillum jordaniae:
- the trpD gene encoding anthranilate phosphoribosyltransferase, with product MSGGLGKFLPRLADGEVLSSEEAAEAFDVIMSGRATPAQIGAFLMAMRLRGETVDEITAAARTMRSHAVRIQAPPGAIDIVGTGGDGSGTYNISTAAALVVAAVGVPVAKHGNRAASSRSGSADVLCALGLNLDADFTVVEKAMHTIGIGFMMAPRHHSAMQHVAPARREIGVRTIFNLLGPLTNPASADYQLMGVFDRKWLEPVAHCLGKLGLKRATVVCGHDGLDEVTTTGPTYAAELRDGDVRCFEIVPEDAGLPRATLAELKGGAPEHNAEMIRKILGGEPGPFRNIVVLNAAAALVTAERVNTLREGAELACRAIDNGKASSILASLVRLYGSHHSVSIREVNV from the coding sequence ATGAGCGGAGGACTGGGAAAATTTCTGCCGCGCTTGGCTGATGGCGAAGTTCTGTCTTCAGAAGAGGCTGCCGAGGCTTTTGATGTCATCATGTCAGGACGGGCCACGCCTGCCCAGATCGGTGCCTTCCTGATGGCCATGCGTCTGAGAGGCGAGACCGTTGATGAAATAACAGCAGCGGCTAGGACAATGCGCTCTCATGCCGTGCGGATACAGGCTCCACCCGGGGCCATCGACATTGTCGGAACCGGTGGTGATGGAAGCGGAACCTACAATATATCTACCGCTGCTGCCCTTGTTGTCGCTGCGGTAGGAGTTCCTGTTGCCAAGCATGGAAATCGCGCTGCGTCGTCGCGCTCGGGATCTGCGGATGTTCTATGCGCACTTGGCCTGAATCTGGACGCCGATTTCACAGTTGTCGAAAAGGCCATGCACACGATTGGAATTGGTTTCATGATGGCCCCTCGCCACCATTCGGCCATGCAGCATGTTGCCCCCGCACGCCGGGAAATTGGGGTAAGGACGATTTTCAATCTCCTTGGACCGCTGACCAATCCTGCCAGTGCTGATTATCAGCTGATGGGTGTTTTCGACCGCAAATGGCTTGAACCGGTTGCCCACTGTTTGGGAAAGCTGGGGCTCAAGCGGGCAACAGTCGTATGTGGTCACGACGGACTGGACGAAGTAACAACGACAGGTCCAACCTATGCCGCCGAACTAAGAGATGGCGATGTCCGATGCTTTGAAATTGTTCCGGAAGATGCAGGCCTGCCTCGGGCAACTTTAGCTGAGCTGAAAGGGGGAGCACCCGAGCATAACGCGGAAATGATCCGCAAAATACTGGGAGGTGAGCCGGGGCCATTCCGTAATATTGTGGTTTTGAATGCCGCAGCAGCGCTTGTGACAGCCGAAAGGGTCAATACCTTACGTGAAGGAGCAGAACTGGCTTGCCGTGCAATCGATAACGGCAAGGCATCCAGCATACTGGCTTCACTGGTGCGCCTCTATGGATCGCATCACTCCGTCAGCATACGTGAGGTTAACGTATGA
- the trpC gene encoding indole-3-glycerol phosphate synthase TrpC, whose translation MSDVLERICAQTRLDLEQRKKTFSLRDLEDKATAADPARGFAKALDQHVEQGRYGLICEIKKASPSGGLIRPDFDPSALAKAYEKGGASCLSVLTDVPFFQGSDAYLVAARAACSLPVLRKDFMLDPWQIVESRALGADCVLLIVAALDKALLADMEALALSLGMDALIEVHDEYEMECALRHTRSGLIGVNNRNLRTLETNLETTEALAAMVGKDRALVSESGLKQKADLDRIAKSGARRFLVGESLMRQDDVEAATLRLAVA comes from the coding sequence ATGAGTGACGTGCTCGAACGCATCTGCGCGCAAACCCGTTTGGATCTGGAGCAAAGGAAGAAGACGTTTTCCCTGCGTGACTTGGAAGACAAGGCTACAGCAGCTGACCCAGCCCGTGGATTTGCCAAAGCTTTGGACCAACATGTGGAGCAGGGACGTTATGGTCTGATTTGTGAAATCAAGAAAGCATCACCGTCCGGTGGATTGATACGCCCCGACTTTGATCCATCTGCACTCGCCAAAGCCTATGAAAAAGGTGGGGCATCATGTCTCTCTGTTCTGACAGATGTTCCCTTCTTCCAAGGATCGGATGCCTATCTGGTTGCGGCCCGCGCAGCTTGTTCCCTGCCCGTCCTGCGCAAGGACTTTATGCTTGATCCATGGCAGATTGTTGAATCCCGTGCCTTGGGGGCCGACTGTGTCTTGTTGATTGTTGCAGCACTGGATAAAGCCTTGCTAGCAGATATGGAGGCACTGGCCCTGTCACTGGGAATGGATGCCCTGATTGAAGTCCATGATGAATATGAAATGGAATGCGCTTTGCGTCATACGCGATCAGGATTGATCGGTGTCAACAACCGTAACCTGCGAACCCTCGAAACTAATCTGGAAACAACCGAGGCATTGGCTGCCATGGTTGGTAAAGATCGCGCCCTTGTCTCAGAGAGTGGACTGAAGCAAAAAGCAGATCTCGACAGAATAGCAAAGTCAGGAGCCAGACGCTTTCTTGTTGGTGAAAGCTTGATGCGCCAAGACGATGTTGAGGCTGCTACACTAAGGCTTGCTGTCGCATGA